One uncultured Carboxylicivirga sp. genomic window, TTCCATACAATATTAAAATTGTAACTGCAAATGTTTTGGCTAATCTGATTTTTCGCTTCGTAGTAATAATGAATAAAAAAAAGTTAGAATCAATCCATTCATTTATTTGTCAAACAGTACCAATTGGAAAATTGAAAAAATGAATACACCCTTAGTTAGTATACTAATCACTGCATACAATCGGGAACCATATATTGCAGTGGCTATACAGAGTGCCATAAATCAAACATATGACAATCTGGAGATAGTGATTCTTGATGATTGTTCAACAGATAATAGTTTTAAAATAGCATCAGATTTTGCAAAAAAGGATAATAGAATTAAAGTTCATAAAAATCCCCAGAATTTAGGTCAGTTTCCAACACGAAATAAAATAGCGCAAATTGCTACAGGAAAGTATATAAAGTATCTTGACTCTGATGATTTATTATATCCTCACTGTATACAAGTAATGGTTTGGGCTATGGAACAGTTTCCGAATGCAGGAATCGGACTGTGTAAAAACTATCGCCCCGATTATATCTTCCCGGTACAACTAAGTCCTCAAGAGGCATATACGGAGAATTTCTCTAATGATCCTTCTTTTTTCGTACACGCTCCAAATTCTACAATCATAAATAGGGATAAGTTTCTTGAACTTGGTGGTATGAAGGAAGATTGGGGAATATCAGCAGATCATTGGTTTATTTTTCAAATGGTAGCCAGGTATCAAACAGTATTGATGCCCCATGGATTAGTTTATTACAGAATAGGACATGAACAGGTTTCAAATGAATACACTACAGATTTTCATTTGATAGAACAAAGACATTATATAATTAGATTATTGGAAGATAAGAATTGTCCTTTAAGTCAAGCCCGAATTAATCAAATTAAAAAGAAAATAAAAGGAAACTATATTCGATATACCTTTTATCAATTTTTAAAATTTAGAATTAAAGCCACATTAAATTTAATAAACAAAGTTCCCTTATCTGATCTGCAATATATTTTATCGAGATAATATGTTTTTAGTAATTTTAATCAAATCTATATTTATTTCCATCTTTAGAAATTTATATTGGATTTATAATCTCTCAAAAATATCAACCCCTAAAGGTTTAAAAGTTAAATTACCTATCATCATTGAAGGAAAAGGAAAAATAAATTCTAGTGAAAATTTCACACTTGATAAAAATGTGAATATTGGGATTGCTAAGAATGCTTCACTTTCCGTTGGTTTTAATACCATCTTTGAGGAACAATTTCTTATTCGGGTAGGAAATGATGCTTGTGTAAAAATTGGTTCAAATACTCGTATGGGAAGTTTTACCAAAATATACACAAACACGAGTTGGAATATTGGAAATGACGTAAAGATTGCAACACATTGTGATATTTTTGCTCGAGAATCGCTTAATTCCGGCAGGTTATGTATTGGTAATGGTTCACATATTGGGGACGGAACAATAATAGATATGTGTTCAGATGTAACCATCGATGAAGAGGTAGCCATTGGTCCCAATTGTACCATATATACACATGATCACAAATTTGATGATATGAATAAACCTGCATGGAAAGGAGGTTTAATATTAAAACCAGTTGTCATCAAAAGAGGAGCTTGGATTGGTTCTAATGTAACCATTCTTCCAGGTGTCACAATTGGTGAAAGAGCAGTTATTGCTGCAGGAGCTGTTGTAACCCAAAATGTAAGTCCCAATACGATTGTTGGTGGAGTGCCTGCTAAACTTTTAAAAGAAATTAATAATTAATAATCCATGGAAATTCTGGTTACCGGAGCTACAGGTTTTATTGGAAATCATTTATGTCGCTTGCTCTGTGAGCAAGGCCATAAGGTTATTGCATTGGTTCGACCAGGCAGTGATACATATGAGCTATCTAATTTACCAAACATTAATTTTGTTTTTGGTGATATTTTAAACCATTTAGGTCTTAATAAACTTCAAACTTTCCCCAAAATTGTCTTTCACCTTGCGGCTGATTGGTCTAGATTAAACGTACAGGATGATCAGGAATTTATTGACTTTCTAATTAAAAAGAAAATCAACAAATTAATTTTTTATAGCAGTATATGTGCTTCCGGTCTTGATCTTTCAACCCAACCTTTGGACGAAAATAACAAACCAGAATTTTTACCCTCCGATTATTATGGAAAATATAAATATGGAGTAGAATCTTATATCAATAGTAAATCAACTGAAGGTGAATTTACTGGTATTAATTTACGACCAACAATAGTTTATGGACCCGGTGACACCTCCAATTTATATCCCTTGTTTCAAGCTGTAAGAAATGGAAATATAGCGCTTTGGAATAAAGGCAAACAGTTGCTAAGGCCTTGTTATATATCAAACCTTAATAACATTGCTATCTCATTAATGGAAGATTCTTCAAACTCAAATAACTTAACACTTCATGTTGGGGATAATGAATTACTTTCATTACATCAGGTAGTAAAATATATATCTACACATTTAGGTGTTCATTCTAAATACAAGAACCATTCATTATTTCTCGGAAAAAATAAGGGATTTTTTCGTTTTGTACTCAATCGGTTTAAACTGACAAATAGCTTTGGAACTCAATTTGCTTTTAATAAATGGACTCGTGAGTACAACGCTAATATAAACAACTTAAAAAAACATGTAGATACAAATAAATTAATATCCTTTGATAGGGCTATTGAAGAAACCTCTAACTGGTACAACTGTAATAATTTAATTTAAAAATGAACGAGAACAAAGTTCCGATAGTTATCTTAACTACAATTTCTACAGAAAGTATTGAAGCGATATTGAATAGCCTTGATTTACAAAAATACACTGATATTTGGTTACTTGAGAAGGATGAGAGTCTATCTAAATGGGCAGCCAAGCATACTTTGAATGTAAGTAATTTAAACACCTTAAATAAACACAAATTCGTTACTTCGGGTAATAGAATAATAGAATTACCTTCTTCTTTTCTCTATCATTCAAAGCATCTATTTATATACCAAAACTATATATCTAAAGACAATTACCTCTGTGGAGCTATATACAATCTGGGCAAATTAATAAATAAAAAACCCCATTTATTAAATAAGCAATTACTTGAGCTATACTATTTTTTCAAATCATCTGAATTCATAGCAATCTCCAATGAAAACAATATTTCAAAGAAAAGTAATGCCTGGCAAATAGATTCTGACTTTATTAATACACTCAACCTAAAGCGAAATAGATTATATAGCTCATTTTTTCAACATCTTAGCCAAAACAAACAACAATTGACTGATAATAACGCAAAGCCAGTTAAACATAGTTTCAAACTATACTCTCTGGGAGATTATTTAACTCTTATCAAACAGAAATTATATCATCCAATAAATAAATTAAATGAAGCCTTTGCCATTTTTATTGAAATGATACGCTTCCGATTAAAACAATACAAAAGGAAAAAAGCTAATAACTAATCAATTTTTAATGTCAACTCCTAATCGAATTAAAATAGCCATTGTTGGGTGTGGGGCTATCTTTGAAAACAACCACTTAAAAGTACTAATTGACTCCAAACTATGGGAAGTTGCATATTTAGTAGATAAAGATGAATTTTTACTTAAAAAATATTCATCTTTATTAGGATGTAATTATGGTACTAATATTGATTTAATTCCAAACGAGATTAATGCTTGCCTAGTTGCAACACCAAATTTTTTGCATGTTCCTCAAAGCATTGAATTATTGAATCGTGGTTTTCATGTTATTTGTGAAAAACCAGTTGGTCTTAATATCGAAGAGGTCGAAAAACTTCAGGAAGCTGTAAATATAAGTGAGGGTTACTTTTTTATTGTACATCAAATGCGGTATTTGGAAACAATCCGTTTTCTCCGAAATGAACTCATTAATATACCAATAAATACGCTTAAACAAATTGATATTTCATATGGGAATCCCTTTAATTGGTCATCTCAAACCAATTTTTACACTGATTCCCAAAAGGCTGGTGGTGGTGTTTTAATTGATCTGGGTGTACATTTAATTGATTTATTAATTTCATTATGGTCCGGTATTAAAATAAATGAATCACATTGTTTTGCAACAGAAGCAGAACCCTTAGTAATGGATACAGCCATTACATGTTATGGTCATATAAATGATCATATTCCGGTTTCAATTCGAGCAAGTAGAATCAACCAATTAAACAATAGCTTACGAATAAAAACATCTCAAACTGAGCTTGAATGTTCATTGGGAAGTAACCAGGTTCAAGTAAAATCATTATCTAATGGTAAAATAATTTCTCAAAAAACGATAATTACTCCGGAATCAAACCCATTTGAGTTATTCTGGGAAAGTGTTTATTATTCAATTAATGATTCTTCTCCTTCAATATTTCCATCTTCTGTTCATGACGGCATTACATCTATGAAGCTAATCAGACAAATCATGGATAATTTAGAAATTATCATGTGTAAATGATTTCTAAAATCAATTAAAAAACGTACTTGAATTCTATTGGATAATTGATGAACACCATATTTTATATTGCATATGAATTTCCTCCTCTTAATAACGGAGGAGTACTACGATCAGCAAAATTTGCCAAATACCTACCAGACTTTAACATTAAACCGGTTGTTTTTACTTTATCACCACACGATTACAAAGCAATTTTTAAAGAATTTCTAGTTGACAATACCCTTTTGGATGAAATACCGGACAGAGCAGAGATTATTTGGGTTCCTTCACCTGGTATTAAGAGAAAGCACTCTTTAAGAGCCTTTTTCAGCATTGTGCGCCGCGATACTTCTCATTGGCAACCTAATCTAAAAAAAGCAATTATTGATAATATTGAAAAATATAAACCTCAGGCAATTGTTGTAACAGCCCCTCCCTTCAGCTTAGTTTCTTATGCTCGGAAATTATCTAAGGAATTAAATTTACCTTTGATAATTGATATGAGAGATGCCTGGACTTACTGGAATCTGACACCTTACAGGACTTATTTTCATTATTTATTTACAAAACTTGAAGAAAGAAGATGTTTTAAACATGCCAGTAAGATTATTGGGACCTCTCAACAAACATTAAAAGATTTCAAAAAGCTACATCCGTCAATACCTTCTGATAAATTTCACCTTATTCCTAATGGCTTTGATATTGAAATGGATCATTGGCAAACTGAGGATCTGACAAATAGAAAATATAGAATTGGTTATGTAGGGAGCTTCTATTATTCTCCTGAGGCACGAAGGCAAATGTTTACACATTGGTCGAAAAAGCCCATTAAGCATTGGTTAAATTTTGTTCCTAGAAAAGAGGATTGGCTTTACCGTTCACCATATTATTTTTTTAAAACCGTTTCAAAACTAATAAAACACAATCCTTCATACATAGATAAAATAGAGATTTGCTTTGCAGGCCACAAACCCGAATGGTTCGATAGCATGGTGACAGAAAACAGATTAGAATCTGTTGTTAAACATTTAGGATTACTAAGTCTTAACGAATCTCTTACATTTCAGAAGCAATGCGATGCCCTATTATTGACTTCAGCAAAAGTTGTAGGTGGTAATGATTACAGTATTGCAGGAAAGACATATGAATATATTTCAATAAAAAAGCCAATAGTTTCATTTGTTTGTGAAGGTGCCCAAAAAGACATATTAATAAAAACCGGAATTGCAATTTTGTGTAATCCTGATGAATTAGAAGAATCAATGAATAAACTAAAAGAACTTATTGATGGAAAAATTCATTTGCAACCAGATCAACAATATATCAAAAGTTTTCATCGTCGAAAATTAGCTGAAAATTTTGCAGATATTATCACCACTGATATATCTTAAAACAAACCAATAGTATACTAAAAATAATATGCCTAATAGAAAAAAAATATTGCTTGTTTTTGGAACCAGACCGGAAGCAATAAAAATGGCACCTTTGGTTAAGGCTCTTATGAGTGAAGAAACTTTACTCTCCAAAGTATGTGTTACAGCTCAACACAGGGAAATGCTCGATCAGGTACTTCAACTTTTTGATATCCACCCTGATTATGATTTAAACCTGATGAAACCTGGTCAGGATTTATCAGATATTACCTCCCGGGTTTTATTAGAATTAAGACCCGTATTAGAAGATTTTCAACCTGATTGCGTACTAGTTCATGGAGATACCAGTACAAGCACAGCAGCTGCTTTGGCAGCATTCTACAAACAAATACCTGTTGGACATGTTGAGGCCGGGCTACGTACCAACAATATCTACTCGCCCTGGCCCGAAGAAATGAACCGACAGTTAACGGGTCGTTTGGCCACCTATCATTTTGCTCCCACACTCTGGTCAAAAGAAAACTTAATTAAAGAAAATATCCCGAAAGAGTTTATCTCTGTTACGGGAAATACAGTAATTGATTCTTTACATTTGACTCTTACCAAGATAGATCAAGAAAAGGAGATTAAAACTCAAACAATTGGTCAACTCAATAATTATATACCCGATTTAGAGAATATCCTTACTTCCAGAAAACTAATATTGGTTACAGGACATCGCCGTGAAAATTTTGGAGACGGTTTTGTTCAAATATGTGAAGCAATTAAAGAAATTGCAATAAGGCAATCAGATTCATTGATTATCTATCCGGTACATTTAAATCCTAATGTTCAAAAACCGGTCAATCAGATATTAGGTAACAATGATAACGTATACTTAATTCCTCCGTTAGAATATTTACCTTTTGTATTCTTGATGAGCAGATGCCATTTTGTACTTACAGATAGTGGAGGTATCCAGGAAGAAGCTCCAGGATTAGGAAAACCTGTTCTGGTAATGCGTGATACAACGGAACGTCCTGAAGCAGTTGAAGCTGGTACAGTTAAGTTGGTGGGTACAAATAAAGAGATGATAATTAAAGAATCTTTAGAGCTATTAAATAACCCTGATATTTACAATCAAATGTCCTTAGCCCATAATCCATATGGAGATGGTAAAGCCAGTTATAGTATTATCAAATACTTAAAAGAAAATCTATAATTATCTACTTTTTTGGCAATATGCCAATCTGTAATATTAAAGTATGAAAACACCCAAAGTAACTATCATAGGAATGGGCTACATAGGCCTTCCAACAGCAGCATTAATTGCTAATAATCAAATTGAAACTAATGGTTTTGATATTAACGCCAAGGTGGTAGAAACCATTAATAAGGGAGAAATACACATTATTGAACCGGGCCTTAAAGAGATGGTTAGTAATGGTGTAAAATCAGGATATTTAAAAGCCAGTAACCAACTACAAGAAGGCAATGTTTACCTAATTGTAGTTCCAACTCCCTTTAAAGGAAATAATGAGCCAGACATCTCTTTTGTTGAGACAGCAACCAGAGGGGTGATATCATATTTGAAAGAAGATGATTTATTTATTATCGAGTCAACCTCACCTGTGTTAACTACAGAAAAAATGGCAGAAATCATTTATGCTGAAAGACCTGAATTAAAAGACAAAATTAATATCGCATATTGTCCTGAACGTGTATTACCAGGTAAAGCATTGGAAGAATTAGTGAGCAACGACCGTGTAATAGGTGGCATTAACCAGGGTTCTACACAAAAGGCCATTAATTTTTATCGCTTGTTTGTAAAAGGACAACTACATCCAACCAATGCTCGCACTGCTGAGATGTGTAAATTGGTAGAAAATTCCTCAAGGGATGTTCAAATTGCTTTCGCAAATGAGTTATCCATTATTTGTGATAAAGCAAATATCAATGTATGGGAACTAATAGAATTGGCAAATAAACATCCTCGTGTAAATATTCTTCAACCAGGTTGTGGTGTTGGAGGGCATTGCATTGCTGTTGATCCATGGTTTATTGTTTCAGATTACCCTCAAGAAGCCCATGTTATCCGACAAGCACGTGAAATAAATGATTACAAAGCAGAATGGTGTGTGGAAAAGACGTTAAAAACTGCATTGGATTTTGAGGTACAACATGGAAGAAAACCTACCATCGCATGTATGGGATTAGCTTTCAAACCAGACATTGATGATTTAAGAGAGTCTCCTGCAAAATATATAACATCAAAAATAATCGCAGAATCACGTGGAACTGTTTTAGTTGTAGAACCTAACATTAGTGAGCATCTGAGCTTTAGTCTAACAGACTCTGATAGTGCTTACAAAATGGCAGATATCATTGTTTGGTTGGTAAAACATTCCTCTTTTTCTAAAATAACAAAAGATAGAACAAAGATTGAATTGGATTTTTGCGGTAATCGAAAATAAAATTTTAAGAAAATTAAACATAGTATTATCATTATATGTTTTTTTTGAAATTTTCCACGAATAAATCTAATTATCAATTATAACGACCTTACCGTTGAATAATTTATGCAAGTACTTTTCCTTACCACCAACAATCTGGCCACCAATCCGCGATTATATAAGGAGCTTTGCTATGCCCTAGAGTTAGGACACCGATGCACACTCATTCAATTTAAACTGGGGAATTGGAGTGACGAAAAAAGTGAAGAATTAGGAAATAGCGTTTCGGAATTAGGTTCTAGGATTATTAACATAGATACCACTCCGAAAAAAAAGTTATATTGGCTTAAATGGGGACTTCTTGAAAAGTTTGCACAGAATCTTTATCCAATTCTTAATAATCACACGAAAATAAATGCCATGGCCAATAGTCGCAGGGCTTTTCAGTTACTATACAATGCATTAAAACTGAATGAAAAACCAATTTTAATATGTGCCCATAATCTGGCAACTTTATATCCTGCCTGGAAATTGAGTCAAAAATGGAATATCCCATTTGTATTTGATGTAGAAGACTATCATCCTGGTGAATTTATACGCTTTGATACTCACAACGAAAAACAACGGCGGGAATTCTTAATGAAGAAGCTTTTACCCCAAGCCTCCGCCCTCACTTCTGCAAGCCCTTTAATTAGAGAGTATACCTTAAAACTAATTGGAGGTCATCCTAATCATAAGGTAATTCTCAACAGTTTTCCCTCTTCGGAATTCATAACCCCTAAAAGCTATGACCTAATGCCTAATACCTCAAACGCTCTGCGTTTGGTCTGGTTTAGCCAAAAAATATCCTTCGGCCGTGGTCTAGAACAATTATTAGAAGCTCTAACTCTATTATTTAAATCTAGTGACCTATTGACCTATCAACCTATCAACCTGACATTGATTGGAGACCTGGATCCCAACTTTAACCAGCAAATCATTCAACCCTTCCTACAATCCCTAAAATCTAATGATCTATCCCCCGATAGCTATCGGGGCTATCAACCTATCAACCTAAGGCTCATTGAGCCTTTGTCTCAACCCGATCTCCATGCCGAACTCGCCAACCACGATATCGGTCTTGCCCTTGAATTCAACACCACTGATCTAAACAGGAAACTCTGCCTGACCAATAAAATCATAGCCTATGCTCAGGCTGGCCTCTTTATATTGGCGACTGACACCCCAGCCCAAAAGCAATTTATGGACACAGATACGAACAGAGGATGTATTTCCGGTCAAACTGTGATTGAACTTAAAAACTCTCTTTTAAATCTAATGAGTATCGCTGAATCAATAAGAGGGAAACGTCAGGAACGATTCGAAAAAGGAAAAGAGCTGGCATGGGAGCAAGAAAGAACCAAATTAATAACCATTTGGATGGCAACACCTACATCTATTGAAAATCAAAATTAATTATTACTCCACTCTCCGACCTTTGCTATAAATACTTTATGTACTTTGCGGTATAAAAAAAAGAAAATCGACCTACTTTAATTCGTGGACATATTATTCGCCTAATCATTAGTAATGACCATTAAAACCAACATAACACTTTCAGCCTTTTTAGCATTAATACTCTTGGTTAATGGGGCTTATTTATGGACAGCCATTGGACTTGGATTCTCTCTTTTCTATACCTTCAAAGTAATTGAAGGAATGGGGCAACGTATCCCCATAGTGGATTTAATGACCGCCATGGCTGCCCTGCAATGGATTGTTGGCCCGGCCATTGACTATTATAATGAGGCCTATCACTATAAATATCATATGTATGTTGAGGAAATGGTATATATGTCCTTTGTGGTACCGGCAATTATCGTCTTTCGCATAGGTACCTTAATGTTTAAAGATCACTCCAGCCTCGAAGATATAGGAAATAGAGTCAGCATATTACTGGGTGATTATCCAAAGTTACCCTATTACTTTATAGTTATCGGATTATTAATACCTTATTTTTCAGGATTTCTACCAGCATCCTTAAGTTTTGTCTTTTTCCTCTTAGCCAATATTAAATACATCGGTGTTATTTACCTTCTATTTTCAGGCAAGCCCAATCGCTGGCCCATCTTTTGGGCTACCATGGCCTTTACGGCAGTGGTTTCCATAGCTGCCGGTATGTTTCACGATTTACTTCTTTGGGCCATGTTATCATTTACTTTTGTGGCCAGAGAGCTTAAGCTTACTTTTATCAACAAACTGGGAGTAGCTGTCTTAGGGATCTTTTTTGCAGTGACCATTCAATCCGTAAAAGCGCAATACCGCGAAATGGTATGGAAGCAGGGCTATAGCGGTAATAAAGTAGCTTTATTTCTTGGATTGGCTACCAGTCAGTGGAGTGATGGCAGCATACTGACACCATCCACAGAAGAAGATATGAATGTTCGTCTTAACCAGGGCTGGATTATCTCCGCAGTAATGAAAAATACCAACGAGAAAGAATCCTTTGCCGGCGGTGCCACTATATGGGAAGGTATTGAATCCAGTTTATTACCCCGCTTTCTGGCTCCCAATAAGAAAAAAGCTGGCGGCCGGGAACATTTTCGTGAATTTACCGGCCTTGAGATTGATGATAATACGTCCATGGGTATTAGTATTGTAGGAGAAGGCTATGCCAATTATGGCTATTGGGGAGGTATCTTCTTTATGTTTTTTTGGGGTGTATTTATCTCTTGGTTCTGGAAAAAACTGGAGGATTGGAGATCCTTTTATCCGACTTTACTGATCTGGAGTCCTATTTTATTTCTCCAGGTGGTTAAAGCGGAAACCGAATTTGCTGTTGTATTGAATCACCTGATCAAAGCCAGTGTATTAGTATTTGGTTTATTGTGGTTTATTAAACGGCAGTGGGGGATTAGAATATAAGTAGGTTATTAGATCAATAGATCTTTAGGTCTTTAGAGCATTAGAAGAAAAGAAGTACTATTATAGCCAATCAATCTTTCGATCTATCGACCTACTTACCTATTGATCTACTGACCTACTAGTCTATCGACCAATCAACCTCATTACAATGAAAGAAGAACAATATTCATTTAAAAAATTGATTGTTTGGCAAAAGAGCATGGCTTTCACTGAAGCTTGCTTAACAATAACAGAATCAATTAATGGACATTACCGTCTATGTGAGCAATTAGAAGCCGCTGCAGCTAGTGTTCCTCAGAACATTGCTGAGGGAAATGGGCGTATCTCAACTAAAGAATATATTCATTTCTTATATATTGCAAGAGGTTCTTTATTTGAAGCAATAACAATACTTAATATCATAGAACGTAAGGAAATCATTTCTGGAACAACACTTAATGAATTGGAGGATCTTGGACTTGAAATCACTAAAATGCTTAATAGCCTAATTTCAAAACAACGTACTTTTCTATAGCACATTTATTGACCTATTAACCCATTGAACTATTGATATATCAACCTAATAACCTAACGATCTTTCATCATGAACACAATCCTTATCATATATCCCCACTGGCATCCGGCAAACCTGGCAGGCGTGCAACGTCCCCGGTTAATTGGTAATTATCTGAAAGAACTGGGCTGGCTACCTCGTGTATTAACGGTTGATGCTGGTTATTTTGAAGAATCACCTGATCCTGATTTCGAAAAGACTTTTTCGGATGATTTTAGCGTTACACGAGTTAAAGCCTTTAAAGTAAGTAAGCCCCGTTTAATAGGTGACATTGGTTTAAGAGCCTTTTATCAGTTATATAAAGAAGCCAGGAGGATCATTAATAACGAACCAATCGATTTTATCTGGCTACCCATCCCCAGTTTTTATAACGCCGTCTTGGGTAGACTTCTTTACGAAAAAACAAAGATATCATATGGCATTGATTATATCGATCCATGGGTACGGGATATCAGTAACCAGAATAACTTGCGGGCAAAACTTAGTCAATGGATTGCTCGAGTATTAGAGCCCATCGCCATAAAAAAAGTCAGCGTAATTAGTGGTGTCAGTACTCCCTACTATGCTCCCGCTATCCAACGTAATTTCCCCTCAATAGCTAATAAGCTACTAACTACTGACTTCTCTCTTCTGACTAATAAAATCCTAAACCCTAACACCCAAAAACCTATATCCCACGTCGCCATGCCCTACGGCTTCGATCCCAACGATCATAAAATAAAATTAGAGAACTTGACCTATCCTTGGGAAAGTACTCTCCTAAATCCTAAATCCTATCACCTAAAACCTAAAATCTGGCTCTACGCCGGTGCCTTCCTACCCAACAGTCATATTCTACTGGATTCCTTTTTTAAAAGCATATCAGAGTTACGAAAAGAAGGAAAATGGGATAAAACTATTCAACTTTGGTTTATTGGTACCGGTCAATACCCTGCAAAGCGCATAACATCCTATGCAGAGGATCATAAGATCAGTGATATCGTATTCGAAAAGCGGGAACGTTATCCATTCCTTCAGGTACTTAATTTTCTTTCAGCCGCTGATACAGTGATGATTATTGGCAGCACCGAAGAACATTATACAGCCAGTAAAACATACCAGTCACTACTCAGCCAAAGACCTGTAGTAAGTGTTTTTCATCATAAGAGTAGTGCTGTGAAAGTAATGGAAGATTGTAATGCAGATCAATATACTGTCAGATACAAACCGGAGATGACAGAAAATGATTTGGTTATGGAATTTAAAGCAGTACTCTCAAAAAGACTTTCAGACCAGGACTGGAAACCTGATTTATCAGCACTGGATCAATATTCAGCAAAAGAAAGTGCCCGGAAGTTAGTGGAAGCGTTAGAAGCTGTAATTTAGAGTTAACAGTTTTCAGTAGTGAGTTATGAGTACTATAAAAAGCTTTAAGGAGTTAATTGTCTATCAGAAAGCATTCCAGCTATCTATGGATATTTTTGAAGATTCAAAAGAATTTCCCAAAGAAGAAAAATATGCTCTGACGGATCAAATGAGACGATCATCACGTTCGATATGCTCGAACATAGCTGAAGCCTGGGCTAAAAAGATTTACCCAAAATTGTTTGTCAATAAAATTTCTGATTCTTTGGGTGAAGAATATGAAACTGAAGTATGGTTAGAATATGCCTGGAAATGCAATTATGTAACAGAAGCAAAATATCAGAAGTATATTGAATCATATAATGAAGTTCGCAAAATACTATTAGCTATACTATCACATCCAGAAAAATTCAGCAGATAATCAATACTTATCAAAAGTCACTAACAACTTCCTACTCACAACTAATGACTAAAAAAAAGCGTCTGGCCATTATCTCCACCCACCCTATCCAGTACAATGCCCCCTGGTTTGCCATGCTCCATAAACGGGAAAACTGTCATTTAACGGTGTTTTACACCTGGCCACAGGCCATTGAGGGATTCAACGACCCGGATTTCAATCAGAAAGTACAATGGGATATTCCCTTATTAGATGGATATAACTATGAATTGGTAGATAACATTAGTCAACATCCCTCATCAAAAAGGTGGAGTGGCATAGACAACCCTACTTTAATTAAGAATGTAAAAGATTATACCCCTGATGCTATCCTTATATTTGGATGGAAATTGAAAAGTCATTTTCAGGTGATGCGTCATTTCAAAGGTAAAGTACCTATCTGGTTCAGGGGTGATAGCACCTTATTAGACCATGAT contains:
- a CDS encoding acyltransferase, which encodes MFLVILIKSIFISIFRNLYWIYNLSKISTPKGLKVKLPIIIEGKGKINSSENFTLDKNVNIGIAKNASLSVGFNTIFEEQFLIRVGNDACVKIGSNTRMGSFTKIYTNTSWNIGNDVKIATHCDIFARESLNSGRLCIGNGSHIGDGTIIDMCSDVTIDEEVAIGPNCTIYTHDHKFDDMNKPAWKGGLILKPVVIKRGAWIGSNVTILPGVTIGERAVIAAGAVVTQNVSPNTIVGGVPAKLLKEINN
- a CDS encoding glycosyltransferase gives rise to the protein MNTIFYIAYEFPPLNNGGVLRSAKFAKYLPDFNIKPVVFTLSPHDYKAIFKEFLVDNTLLDEIPDRAEIIWVPSPGIKRKHSLRAFFSIVRRDTSHWQPNLKKAIIDNIEKYKPQAIVVTAPPFSLVSYARKLSKELNLPLIIDMRDAWTYWNLTPYRTYFHYLFTKLEERRCFKHASKIIGTSQQTLKDFKKLHPSIPSDKFHLIPNGFDIEMDHWQTEDLTNRKYRIGYVGSFYYSPEARRQMFTHWSKKPIKHWLNFVPRKEDWLYRSPYYFFKTVSKLIKHNPSYIDKIEICFAGHKPEWFDSMVTENRLESVVKHLGLLSLNESLTFQKQCDALLLTSAKVVGGNDYSIAGKTYEYISIKKPIVSFVCEGAQKDILIKTGIAILCNPDELEESMNKLKELIDGKIHLQPDQQYIKSFHRRKLAENFADIITTDIS
- a CDS encoding NAD(P)-dependent oxidoreductase produces the protein MEILVTGATGFIGNHLCRLLCEQGHKVIALVRPGSDTYELSNLPNINFVFGDILNHLGLNKLQTFPKIVFHLAADWSRLNVQDDQEFIDFLIKKKINKLIFYSSICASGLDLSTQPLDENNKPEFLPSDYYGKYKYGVESYINSKSTEGEFTGINLRPTIVYGPGDTSNLYPLFQAVRNGNIALWNKGKQLLRPCYISNLNNIAISLMEDSSNSNNLTLHVGDNELLSLHQVVKYISTHLGVHSKYKNHSLFLGKNKGFFRFVLNRFKLTNSFGTQFAFNKWTREYNANINNLKKHVDTNKLISFDRAIEETSNWYNCNNLI
- a CDS encoding Gfo/Idh/MocA family oxidoreductase: MSTPNRIKIAIVGCGAIFENNHLKVLIDSKLWEVAYLVDKDEFLLKKYSSLLGCNYGTNIDLIPNEINACLVATPNFLHVPQSIELLNRGFHVICEKPVGLNIEEVEKLQEAVNISEGYFFIVHQMRYLETIRFLRNELINIPINTLKQIDISYGNPFNWSSQTNFYTDSQKAGGGVLIDLGVHLIDLLISLWSGIKINESHCFATEAEPLVMDTAITCYGHINDHIPVSIRASRINQLNNSLRIKTSQTELECSLGSNQVQVKSLSNGKIISQKTIITPESNPFELFWESVYYSINDSSPSIFPSSVHDGITSMKLIRQIMDNLEIIMCK
- a CDS encoding glycosyltransferase family A protein; translation: MNTPLVSILITAYNREPYIAVAIQSAINQTYDNLEIVILDDCSTDNSFKIASDFAKKDNRIKVHKNPQNLGQFPTRNKIAQIATGKYIKYLDSDDLLYPHCIQVMVWAMEQFPNAGIGLCKNYRPDYIFPVQLSPQEAYTENFSNDPSFFVHAPNSTIINRDKFLELGGMKEDWGISADHWFIFQMVARYQTVLMPHGLVYYRIGHEQVSNEYTTDFHLIEQRHYIIRLLEDKNCPLSQARINQIKKKIKGNYIRYTFYQFLKFRIKATLNLINKVPLSDLQYILSR